In one Chryseobacterium camelliae genomic region, the following are encoded:
- a CDS encoding helix-hairpin-helix domain-containing protein — translation MMNRNYYTKIAGLGILLLFLIAFQNYSKAKNESFPEVKFISENNSMLELTDFDPNDLNEKQWQHLGFSSKQISTILNYKKMIGGKFLSKEQFKKCFAVSPEKYAALESYILLPENSKDTKSGNFKGFEKRTLTLSRKFNPDHSSLNDWIQIGFSERQAEAILKYKTYLGGSFVSKEKFRECFIINEENFQKLSPYLILPEKTPSNFNNSVKSFKSEEIHYYSFDPNTLDLEGWKSFGFSDKQAQTIINYRERNLQGSFKSPEDIQKCFVISAEKFEEMKPFIRLNSATIVKEIKQQEKTDFSKVDLNAVTFKQLIEFGFDEKAAGSMIGFRKKLGGFVNKEQILTTYNIDAELTKKLLSTAQLNISSVQKYTLTEAPEEWLKNHPYFKYSADKIIYYRVSNPDDKKIWKYLKLKPEYEKRMRLYTK, via the coding sequence ATGATGAACAGAAATTATTACACAAAAATTGCAGGACTAGGTATTTTGCTGCTTTTTCTTATTGCGTTTCAGAATTATTCTAAAGCAAAAAATGAGAGCTTTCCCGAGGTCAAATTCATTTCTGAAAACAATTCCATGCTGGAACTAACGGATTTTGATCCTAATGATTTGAATGAAAAACAATGGCAGCATTTAGGATTTTCTTCAAAACAGATTTCCACCATCCTGAATTATAAAAAGATGATCGGCGGAAAGTTTCTCTCAAAGGAACAATTCAAAAAATGTTTTGCGGTTTCTCCTGAAAAATATGCAGCACTTGAATCTTATATTCTGTTGCCCGAAAATAGCAAAGACACTAAATCCGGTAATTTCAAAGGTTTTGAAAAAAGAACCCTCACACTTTCCAGAAAATTCAACCCGGATCATTCTTCTCTCAACGATTGGATTCAAATTGGGTTTAGTGAAAGGCAAGCCGAAGCTATCTTGAAATATAAAACGTATTTAGGCGGCAGCTTTGTAAGCAAAGAAAAGTTCAGGGAATGCTTTATCATCAATGAAGAAAATTTCCAAAAGCTCAGTCCTTATTTGATTCTCCCGGAAAAAACTCCTTCAAATTTTAATAATTCTGTTAAAAGCTTTAAGTCAGAAGAAATCCATTATTATTCTTTTGATCCGAATACATTAGATCTTGAAGGCTGGAAATCTTTTGGTTTTTCTGATAAACAGGCGCAAACGATTATTAATTATCGAGAACGGAATCTACAAGGAAGCTTCAAAAGTCCGGAAGATATTCAAAAATGCTTTGTGATTTCCGCTGAGAAGTTTGAGGAGATGAAACCTTTTATCAGATTAAATTCAGCAACCATTGTAAAAGAGATTAAACAGCAGGAAAAAACCGACTTCTCTAAAGTAGACCTTAATGCTGTTACCTTTAAACAACTTATTGAGTTTGGTTTTGATGAAAAAGCAGCCGGTTCGATGATAGGTTTCAGAAAAAAACTGGGCGGATTCGTCAATAAAGAGCAAATCCTGACCACCTATAACATTGATGCCGAATTAACAAAAAAATTACTTTCCACTGCTCAATTAAATATTTCAAGCGTTCAGAAATATACATTAACAGAAGCTCCGGAAGAATGGCTTAAAAACCATCCGTATTTTAAATATTCCGCAGACAAAATTATATATTACAGAGTCAGCAATCCTGATGACAAAAAAATCTGGAAATATCTGAAGCTAAAACCTGAATATGAAAAAAGAATGAGGCTATACACCAAATAA
- a CDS encoding MerR family transcriptional regulator, giving the protein MKINLPDKLYYSIGEVAKAFDVNTSLIRYWEQEFPIIKPKKNKKGNRYFTPEDISNLQMIYHLVKEKGYTLDGARVALTTNSKISETVTLIDRLEFVKAELLKLKDSLAERDTESL; this is encoded by the coding sequence ATGAAGATAAATTTACCCGATAAACTGTATTATTCAATAGGAGAAGTTGCAAAAGCATTTGATGTAAACACTTCATTAATACGTTATTGGGAACAGGAATTCCCCATTATAAAACCTAAGAAAAATAAAAAGGGGAACCGATATTTCACTCCGGAAGACATCAGCAATCTTCAGATGATCTATCATTTGGTGAAAGAAAAAGGCTATACATTAGACGGAGCCCGTGTTGCGCTGACGACCAACAGCAAAATCTCTGAAACCGTTACTTTAATTGACCGTCTGGAATTCGTAAAGGCAGAACTTTTGAAACTGAAAGATTCTTTGGCAGAAAGAGATACAGAAAGTCTTTAA
- a CDS encoding AraC family transcriptional regulator — protein MRLDSISVLHIDLFQSGKRTSDFYFSTLQNHLIVGHRHLEKAHRHDFYATILFTKGTGVHEIDFQRYEVSAGSLFFMSPGQIHSWELSDDIEGYLFFCLQDFYEMHYVNQKLRSFPFFGSVNFPRKLQLNETELHENLSLFLQLEKEYHAQDVMKNGYMLSLMSQIFIKSSRQFSRDFENLSSSASLSYFKHYQDFETLVEQHFNKEKSIVFYASLMDISPKHLNRITQTVVQKTATDVITERTILEAKRMLMYLDESLVEIAFRLGYEEYSYFVRVFRKTSGMTPTQFIKKYKV, from the coding sequence ATGAGATTGGATTCTATTTCAGTGCTTCATATCGATCTGTTTCAGTCGGGGAAAAGAACCTCTGATTTTTATTTCAGTACTCTGCAAAATCATTTAATTGTAGGTCATCGTCATCTTGAAAAAGCCCATCGTCACGATTTTTATGCTACTATTTTATTTACGAAAGGAACAGGCGTTCATGAGATCGACTTTCAAAGATATGAGGTGTCTGCAGGAAGTCTGTTTTTTATGTCTCCCGGACAAATCCACAGTTGGGAGCTGTCGGATGATATTGAAGGTTATCTGTTCTTCTGTTTGCAGGATTTTTATGAGATGCATTATGTGAATCAGAAATTGAGAAGCTTTCCATTCTTCGGATCGGTTAATTTTCCAAGGAAATTACAGCTTAATGAAACGGAATTACATGAAAATCTTAGTTTGTTTCTTCAGTTGGAAAAAGAATATCACGCTCAGGATGTGATGAAAAACGGATATATGCTGTCGTTAATGTCACAGATTTTTATAAAATCATCGAGGCAGTTTTCCAGAGATTTTGAGAACCTTAGTTCTTCTGCAAGTCTTTCGTATTTTAAGCATTATCAGGATTTTGAAACATTGGTAGAACAGCATTTCAATAAAGAAAAATCAATTGTTTTTTATGCTTCCTTGATGGATATTTCACCAAAACATTTAAACCGGATTACTCAGACGGTGGTACAAAAAACCGCGACGGACGTGATTACTGAAAGAACCATTCTGGAAGCAAAAAGAATGCTGATGTATCTGGATGAAAGTCTCGTGGAGATTGCTTTCAGATTAGGTTATGAAGAATATTCTTATTTTGTGAGAGTATTCCGGAAAACTTCCGGAATGACTCCCACGCAATTTATTAAGAAATACAAGGTTTAG
- the ccoG gene encoding cytochrome c oxidase accessory protein CcoG, with product MNIPSDNFQPVEIDYEDFRNSVGTMDQTGKRKWVFPRKPKGKYTNYRNYVSYFLLALFFGLPFIKINNNPVFLFNVIDRRFFIFGQPFYLQDFFILALGAVTSVIFVMLFTVVFGRIFCGWLCPQTIFMESVFRKIEYWIEGDRNKQMKLDRQEWDAEKIRKRTIKWSVFALTSVIITNFMFMYIVGYEEVFKIITEGPADHSLKFLGMIGFAITFYFTFAWLREQVCTLVCPYGRLQGVLIDKQTINVYYDFKRGENRSKWRNNEDRKAVGKGDCIDCHQCVVVCPTGIDIRNGQQLECVNCTACIDACDEVMEKVGLPKGLIRYATEAEIENRETFRFTSRMKATAAFLCLLIGFLGFLMYDRGTMEAKFIKPAGSTFFVKNGKITNTFIYTLLNKTNEKKVLTIKIVTPKNGEIDFFGTGRIVLKGDEILKGNINITFPEEDIKFSKQNMTIGVFDEKGEMVDSFDTTFEGPFKLLL from the coding sequence ATGAATATACCATCCGACAACTTCCAACCTGTAGAAATAGATTATGAAGATTTCAGAAATTCGGTGGGAACCATGGATCAGACCGGAAAAAGAAAATGGGTATTTCCCAGAAAACCCAAAGGAAAATATACCAACTACAGAAACTACGTAAGTTATTTCTTATTAGCTCTGTTTTTTGGATTGCCTTTTATCAAGATCAACAATAATCCTGTTTTTTTATTCAATGTAATCGACAGGAGGTTTTTCATTTTTGGTCAGCCGTTTTATCTCCAGGATTTTTTTATTCTCGCTTTAGGAGCCGTAACTTCCGTAATCTTCGTCATGCTTTTCACCGTGGTTTTCGGAAGAATTTTTTGCGGGTGGTTATGTCCGCAAACCATTTTCATGGAAAGTGTTTTCAGAAAAATCGAATACTGGATCGAAGGAGACCGTAATAAGCAGATGAAATTAGACAGACAGGAATGGGATGCAGAAAAAATCAGGAAAAGAACTATAAAATGGTCTGTTTTTGCTCTAACATCGGTAATTATTACGAATTTCATGTTCATGTACATCGTAGGTTACGAAGAAGTTTTTAAAATAATAACTGAAGGACCTGCAGACCATTCTTTGAAATTTTTAGGAATGATCGGTTTTGCCATCACTTTCTACTTTACATTTGCCTGGCTTCGGGAACAGGTTTGCACGCTTGTTTGTCCGTATGGAAGACTTCAGGGCGTTTTAATTGACAAGCAGACTATTAATGTCTATTACGATTTCAAAAGGGGTGAAAACCGTTCAAAATGGAGAAATAATGAAGACCGAAAAGCAGTCGGAAAAGGAGACTGCATCGATTGTCATCAATGCGTTGTCGTTTGCCCTACAGGAATTGACATCAGAAACGGGCAACAACTGGAATGTGTAAATTGCACTGCCTGTATTGACGCTTGTGATGAAGTGATGGAAAAAGTCGGACTTCCAAAAGGCCTGATCCGTTATGCAACAGAAGCGGAAATTGAAAACCGGGAGACGTTTAGATTCACCTCAAGAATGAAAGCGACTGCAGCCTTTTTATGTTTATTAATCGGATTTCTGGGCTTCCTGATGTACGACCGGGGAACAATGGAAGCCAAATTTATCAAGCCGGCAGGGTCTACATTCTTCGTTAAAAACGGCAAAATCACCAATACGTTCATTTATACACTTTTGAATAAGACGAATGAAAAAAAGGTATTAACGATTAAAATAGTCACCCCAAAAAACGGAGAAATCGATTTCTTTGGGACCGGCAGAATTGTTTTAAAAGGAGATGAAATTTTAAAAGGCAATATCAATATTACTTTTCCTGAAGAAGACATTAAGTTTTCAAAACAAAATATGACCATTGGAGTTTTTGACGAAAAAGGAGAAATGGTAGATTCTTTTGATACTACCTTTGAAGGGCCTTTTAAACTTTTATTATAA
- a CDS encoding SMP-30/gluconolactonase/LRE family protein, which translates to MKKILKIGWVGLVLAVLSCKSVNTNKMFYDGVKPEKISDQFSFTEGPASDKDGNVYFTDQPNDKIYFWDWKTNTIVEFLDKTGRANGTYFDKEDHLITCSDDQGELWKISKNKKVEVLSKGFEGKRLNGPNDLWIDGFGGIYFTDPLYEREYWKNFKQEIPQKNLYYRNKEGVISKLETFTQPNGIVGSEKLKKLYVSDIDAGKTYVYDLLGEGKLSEKKFFCEMGSDGMTLDKFGNLYLTGNGVSVFNREGKKIYQIPIPEKWTSNVTFGGENNDVLFITASESVYVLPTKVKGIK; encoded by the coding sequence ATGAAAAAAATATTGAAAATCGGCTGGGTTGGTTTGGTTTTAGCAGTACTTAGCTGTAAATCAGTAAATACGAATAAAATGTTTTATGATGGTGTGAAACCCGAAAAAATTTCTGATCAGTTTAGTTTTACAGAAGGTCCTGCTTCTGATAAAGATGGAAATGTATATTTTACGGATCAGCCTAATGATAAAATTTACTTTTGGGATTGGAAAACGAATACAATTGTTGAGTTTTTGGATAAAACGGGAAGAGCAAACGGAACTTATTTTGATAAAGAAGATCATTTAATTACCTGTTCAGATGACCAGGGAGAACTCTGGAAAATTTCAAAAAATAAAAAGGTAGAAGTTTTATCAAAAGGTTTTGAAGGAAAAAGACTCAATGGTCCTAATGATTTGTGGATAGACGGTTTTGGAGGAATTTATTTTACAGATCCGCTGTATGAAAGGGAATATTGGAAAAATTTTAAACAGGAAATTCCACAGAAAAATCTGTACTATAGAAATAAAGAGGGCGTAATTTCAAAATTGGAAACGTTCACTCAGCCCAATGGGATTGTAGGAAGTGAAAAACTGAAAAAATTATATGTTTCGGATATTGATGCCGGAAAAACCTATGTTTATGATTTGCTTGGCGAAGGAAAACTTTCTGAAAAGAAATTTTTTTGCGAAATGGGTTCGGACGGAATGACACTGGATAAATTTGGAAATCTCTATTTAACAGGAAATGGAGTTTCTGTTTTTAACCGCGAAGGAAAGAAAATATATCAAATTCCGATTCCTGAAAAATGGACTTCGAATGTGACTTTCGGAGGAGAAAATAATGACGTTTTATTTATTACAGCTTCCGAATCAGTATATGTTTTGCCTACAAAAGTAAAGGGTATTAAATAG
- a CDS encoding DEAD/DEAH box helicase encodes MQLQSIYQKLQIQEMNQMQQSTYKATENHQDVVLLSPTGSGKTLAFLFPVLRNLKKNVSGIQTLILVPARELALQIEQVFKSMGTDFKVSVCYGGHDKKIEVNNLIEAPAVLIGTPGRVVYHLRNNNFDPKTIQTLVLDEFDKALELGFHDDMEFISNSLKGLSQRILTSATAMDEIPAFTGLKNEKIINFLKLSEAKPDIQLKKVMTISEEKLDTLFNLICKIGNKRTLIFCNHREAVDRISELLRQKGIDRETFHGGMEQDERERALLKFRNDSARILITTDLAARGLDVPEVESIVHYQLPPKEDAFIHRNGRTARMNAKGFAYLIMTEEENFPFIKNNTPEENVAGFNKVPEKTPFQTIYISAGKKDKVNKVDIVGYLIKKGELQKEDVGLIEVKDTTSYVAVSRNKVNAVLKKLSNEKLKGKKVKMEVAY; translated from the coding sequence ATGCAACTACAATCCATCTATCAAAAACTGCAGATTCAGGAAATGAATCAGATGCAGCAATCCACCTATAAAGCAACTGAAAACCATCAGGACGTTGTTTTGCTCTCTCCTACCGGATCGGGAAAAACATTGGCGTTTTTATTTCCGGTTCTTCGAAATCTGAAAAAAAATGTTTCCGGAATTCAGACGTTGATTTTAGTTCCTGCAAGAGAACTGGCATTACAGATTGAACAGGTTTTCAAATCGATGGGAACGGATTTTAAAGTTTCTGTCTGCTACGGTGGTCACGATAAAAAGATTGAGGTCAATAATTTAATTGAAGCTCCTGCTGTTTTAATCGGAACTCCGGGAAGAGTGGTTTATCATTTAAGAAATAATAATTTTGATCCGAAAACGATTCAGACATTGGTTTTGGATGAATTTGACAAAGCATTAGAATTAGGTTTCCACGATGATATGGAATTTATTTCCAATTCTTTAAAAGGGCTTTCGCAAAGAATTTTAACGTCTGCAACTGCAATGGATGAAATTCCTGCTTTTACAGGATTAAAAAATGAAAAAATCATCAACTTTCTGAAATTAAGTGAAGCAAAACCTGATATCCAGTTAAAAAAAGTAATGACCATTTCTGAAGAAAAACTGGATACTCTGTTTAACCTAATCTGTAAAATCGGGAATAAAAGAACCTTGATTTTCTGTAATCACAGAGAAGCGGTTGATCGAATTTCCGAACTTCTTCGTCAAAAAGGAATCGACAGGGAAACCTTCCATGGCGGAATGGAACAGGACGAAAGAGAACGAGCTTTGCTAAAATTCAGAAATGATTCTGCGAGAATTTTAATTACAACAGATTTGGCAGCAAGAGGCTTGGACGTACCTGAAGTAGAATCTATTGTGCATTATCAGTTACCTCCAAAAGAAGATGCTTTCATTCACAGAAACGGTCGTACCGCGAGAATGAATGCAAAAGGTTTTGCTTATTTAATCATGACTGAGGAAGAAAATTTCCCTTTCATCAAAAACAATACCCCGGAAGAAAATGTTGCAGGATTTAATAAAGTTCCTGAAAAAACACCTTTTCAGACGATTTACATCAGCGCCGGAAAAAAAGATAAAGTGAACAAAGTAGATATTGTCGGATATCTGATCAAAAAAGGTGAGCTTCAAAAAGAAGACGTCGGTTTGATCGAAGTTAAAGACACTACTTCTTATGTTGCCGTTTCAAGAAATAAAGTGAATGCTGTATTGAAAAAGCTAAGCAATGAAAAATTGAAAGGTAAAAAGGTAAAAATGGAAGTAGCCTATTAA
- the rpsA gene encoding 30S ribosomal protein S1, with product MSKETNSAEVILNQNVAPEQFDWDSFESGLDADARKEKSDLEEIYNGSLSSLNDNDVIIGKVVRLTDKEAIVDIDFKSEGVISLNEFRYNPGLKVGDDVEVMVDRREDKTGQLQLSHRKARTLKAWDRVNELHETGEIVNGFVKSRTKGGMIVDVHGIEAFLPGSQIDVKPIKDYDQFVGKTMEFKVVKINPEFKNVVVSHKALIEADIEGQKKEIIAQLEKGQVLEGTVKNITSYGVFIDLGGVDGLIHITDLSWSRVNHPSEILEDGQTVKVVILDFDDEKTRIQLGMKQLEAHPWDALSADMKVGDRVKGKVVVLADYGAFVEIAPGVEGLIHVSEMSWSTHLRSAGDFVKVGDEVEAEVLTLDREERKISLGIKQLSKDPWENIEAKYPVGSKHVGTVRNFTNFGVFVELEEGIDGLIYISDLSWTKKIKHPSEFCAVGDKLDVVVLELDIQARRLSLGHKQLTDNPWDAFETKYAEGTIHAGKAVEVHDKGASVQFEDAEVEAFCPSRLLEKEDGSKIKKGEDAQFKVIEFNKEFKRVVVSHTGIFRDEEKKNVKESASRNVTSSSNNEERSTLGDIDALAELKRKMEEGK from the coding sequence ATGTCAAAAGAGACAAATTCAGCAGAGGTTATTTTAAACCAAAACGTAGCACCAGAACAATTTGATTGGGATTCTTTCGAATCAGGTCTTGATGCAGATGCGAGAAAAGAAAAAAGCGACTTAGAAGAAATCTATAACGGATCTCTTAGCAGCTTAAACGACAACGATGTTATCATCGGTAAAGTTGTAAGATTAACTGACAAAGAAGCTATCGTAGACATCGACTTCAAATCAGAAGGTGTTATTTCTCTTAACGAATTCCGTTACAACCCAGGCCTAAAAGTAGGTGATGATGTTGAAGTAATGGTTGACAGAAGAGAAGACAAAACTGGACAATTACAATTATCTCACAGAAAAGCTAGAACGCTTAAAGCTTGGGATAGAGTAAACGAGCTTCACGAAACTGGAGAAATCGTAAACGGTTTTGTTAAGTCTAGAACTAAAGGAGGTATGATCGTTGACGTACACGGAATCGAAGCATTCTTACCAGGTTCTCAAATTGATGTTAAGCCAATTAAAGATTACGATCAGTTCGTAGGTAAAACTATGGAATTCAAAGTTGTGAAAATCAACCCTGAGTTTAAAAACGTAGTAGTATCTCACAAAGCATTGATCGAAGCAGATATCGAAGGTCAGAAAAAAGAAATCATCGCTCAGTTAGAGAAAGGACAAGTTCTTGAAGGTACTGTTAAGAATATTACTTCTTACGGTGTATTCATCGACTTAGGAGGTGTTGATGGATTGATCCACATTACAGACCTTTCTTGGTCTAGAGTGAACCACCCATCTGAAATCCTTGAGGACGGACAAACTGTAAAAGTTGTTATCCTTGACTTTGATGATGAGAAAACAAGAATCCAATTAGGTATGAAGCAATTAGAAGCTCATCCTTGGGATGCTCTTTCTGCTGATATGAAAGTTGGAGACAGAGTAAAAGGAAAAGTTGTAGTTCTTGCTGACTATGGTGCGTTCGTAGAAATCGCTCCAGGTGTAGAAGGATTAATCCACGTTTCTGAAATGTCTTGGTCTACTCACTTGAGATCTGCTGGTGACTTCGTGAAAGTAGGTGATGAAGTAGAAGCTGAAGTATTAACTTTAGATAGAGAAGAAAGAAAAATTTCTCTAGGTATCAAGCAATTGTCTAAAGATCCATGGGAAAATATCGAAGCTAAGTATCCGGTAGGATCTAAGCATGTAGGAACTGTAAGAAACTTCACTAACTTTGGTGTATTCGTAGAGTTAGAAGAAGGTATCGACGGTTTGATCTACATCTCTGATCTTTCTTGGACTAAGAAAATCAAGCACCCATCTGAGTTCTGTGCGGTAGGTGATAAATTAGACGTTGTAGTTCTTGAATTAGATATCCAGGCTAGAAGATTATCTCTAGGTCACAAGCAATTGACTGACAATCCATGGGATGCTTTCGAAACTAAATATGCTGAAGGAACTATCCACGCTGGTAAAGCTGTAGAAGTTCACGATAAAGGAGCTTCTGTACAATTCGAAGATGCTGAGGTTGAAGCTTTCTGCCCGTCAAGATTATTAGAGAAAGAAGATGGATCTAAAATCAAAAAAGGTGAAGATGCTCAATTCAAAGTAATTGAATTCAACAAAGAATTCAAAAGAGTAGTAGTTTCTCACACAGGTATCTTCAGAGATGAAGAAAAGAAAAATGTGAAAGAATCTGCTTCTAGAAATGTAACTTCTTCTTCAAATAACGAAGAAAGATCAACTCTTGGAGATATCGATGCTTTAGCAGAATTGAAAAGAAAAATGGAAGAAGGTAAATAA
- a CDS encoding T9SS-dependent M36 family metallopeptidase has protein sequence MKKIILPVLIAVLSAMPSTLFSQDNEKLIKDYISQNKLREYKKSDLTNFIVDNVDASKSLNGNVVKFQQTYNGLPVYNAEGTALIRDNKIIYYTDTFVKDYSSSVMNSATVSKMAALQKISENIQNPKVASYPVLGFTEAEPDNTKAAKQRLVYVQDAGVLKLAYQFSVPEPDAPNYWDILVDATNGNIISKLDLNLSCNFHDDAFSHDNSHFQNDFIGPLNGSQQNFSFLVPDNASYNIFPLPLEAPTFGSRAIVNNPWNLTASPEGWHYDGTTHYTITRGNNAHAYEDTSALNSGTSPDGGASRNFNFPFSINGDPFTNQNAAITNLFYMNNKMHDIFYAFGFTPAARNFQNTNFGLGGFGGDYVNAEAQDGGGTNNANFASPSDGNKPRMQMYLWTPTTPRIFFYNAPTVAIPRQPGAGTAQFGPALNATGVTGNVQLASVIDGCTALPAGLLTGKIGLMERGTCSFTVKVKNAQNAGATAAIIYNDAINGDTLLTMAGTDATVTIPSVFIGNTEGEYIKTHLAANTTVNVTLKNDPASSITPDGDFDNGIIAHEYGHGISNRLTGTGSGCLSSSADKEQMGEGWSDFFALMLTNKPGDNASVPRGIGTYAVGQSTTGGGIRPARYSPDFTINDFTYGDTNGLEYNNGSAIVPDVHSIGFVWATMLWDLHWQYVAKYGYSSDVMANTTNGSSRVLQLVTDALKLQICNPTFVDGRNAILQAELATTGGADKCMIWRTFAKRGLGLNASAGSKTNINDQTEDFTVPAECVLATDEVKSVKENTISIYPNPAKNEFFINFPSNTLGKVSVEIYDMSGKLISTEDKISPEAKKSISTDKLINGTYMVKVKGIGIDTASKVIVKK, from the coding sequence ATGAAAAAAATAATTCTACCTGTGTTAATTGCTGTATTATCAGCAATGCCTTCCACTTTGTTTTCGCAAGATAACGAAAAACTTATTAAAGACTATATTTCTCAAAATAAACTAAGAGAATACAAAAAGTCTGACCTTACTAACTTTATCGTTGATAATGTAGATGCTTCAAAATCATTAAATGGGAATGTTGTAAAGTTTCAACAGACTTACAATGGTCTTCCTGTTTATAATGCTGAAGGAACAGCTCTTATAAGAGATAATAAAATTATTTATTACACTGATACTTTTGTAAAAGATTACAGTTCTTCGGTTATGAATAGTGCAACCGTAAGTAAAATGGCTGCGCTTCAGAAAATTTCAGAAAATATTCAAAACCCAAAAGTTGCTTCTTATCCTGTTTTAGGATTTACTGAAGCCGAACCGGATAATACAAAAGCAGCAAAACAAAGACTAGTCTATGTACAAGATGCTGGAGTATTGAAATTGGCATATCAATTCTCAGTTCCTGAGCCGGATGCGCCAAATTATTGGGATATTCTTGTGGATGCAACTAATGGAAATATTATTAGTAAGCTTGATTTGAATTTATCATGTAATTTTCATGATGATGCATTTTCACATGATAATTCCCATTTTCAAAATGATTTTATTGGACCTTTAAATGGAAGTCAACAAAATTTTTCCTTTTTGGTACCTGACAACGCATCATATAACATTTTTCCCTTACCATTAGAAGCTCCTACATTCGGATCAAGGGCTATTGTTAATAATCCATGGAATTTGACTGCTTCTCCAGAAGGATGGCATTATGATGGAACAACACATTATACAATCACAAGAGGGAATAATGCTCATGCTTACGAAGATACTTCAGCTCTTAATTCAGGAACCTCTCCTGATGGAGGAGCCTCTCGAAATTTTAATTTTCCTTTTAGTATTAATGGCGATCCTTTTACCAACCAAAATGCTGCGATTACTAATTTATTTTATATGAATAATAAAATGCATGATATTTTTTATGCATTTGGTTTTACTCCGGCGGCAAGAAATTTTCAAAATACAAACTTTGGTCTTGGTGGCTTTGGAGGTGATTATGTAAACGCTGAAGCGCAAGATGGAGGAGGGACTAATAATGCAAATTTTGCTTCTCCTTCGGATGGAAATAAACCAAGAATGCAAATGTATCTTTGGACACCTACAACTCCAAGAATATTCTTTTATAATGCACCAACTGTTGCAATTCCAAGACAACCGGGTGCAGGAACGGCGCAATTTGGTCCTGCTTTAAATGCTACAGGAGTTACAGGTAATGTACAATTAGCTTCGGTTATAGATGGATGTACTGCTTTACCAGCAGGTTTACTTACTGGGAAGATTGGCTTGATGGAAAGAGGTACCTGTTCTTTTACTGTGAAAGTAAAAAATGCACAAAATGCAGGAGCAACTGCTGCTATTATATATAATGATGCCATAAACGGAGATACTCTTTTGACCATGGCCGGAACGGATGCAACCGTTACTATCCCTTCTGTTTTTATTGGTAATACCGAAGGTGAGTATATAAAAACACATCTGGCAGCTAATACTACAGTAAATGTAACACTAAAAAATGATCCTGCGTCATCAATTACTCCAGATGGAGATTTTGATAATGGAATTATTGCTCATGAATATGGACATGGAATTTCAAACAGATTAACAGGTACAGGTTCTGGATGTCTAAGTTCGTCTGCTGATAAAGAACAAATGGGAGAAGGGTGGTCAGACTTTTTTGCCTTAATGCTTACTAATAAACCGGGTGATAATGCTTCTGTTCCGAGAGGAATTGGAACTTATGCAGTTGGTCAGTCAACAACAGGTGGAGGGATCAGACCGGCAAGATACTCTCCCGATTTCACAATTAATGATTTTACATATGGAGATACTAATGGATTAGAATATAATAATGGTTCTGCTATTGTTCCTGATGTACATTCTATTGGTTTTGTATGGGCAACAATGCTATGGGATCTCCATTGGCAATACGTTGCAAAATATGGTTATTCGTCGGATGTTATGGCAAATACAACTAATGGTAGTTCAAGAGTATTACAATTGGTTACAGATGCTTTGAAACTTCAAATTTGTAATCCTACTTTTGTTGATGGTAGAAATGCTATTTTACAAGCAGAATTGGCTACAACGGGAGGTGCTGATAAATGTATGATTTGGAGAACTTTTGCAAAAAGAGGTCTGGGTTTAAATGCTTCTGCAGGTTCTAAAACTAATATTAATGACCAGACAGAAGATTTCACAGTTCCTGCGGAATGTGTATTGGCAACTGATGAAGTTAAATCTGTTAAAGAAAATACAATTTCAATTTATCCAAATCCGGCTAAGAATGAATTCTTTATTAATTTCCCAAGTAATACACTAGGAAAAGTAAGCGTAGAAATTTACGATATGTCAGGTAAATTAATTTCTACAGAAGATAAAATTTCGCCGGAGGCTAAGAAATCAATTTCAACAGATAAGTTGATTAACGGAACTTATATGGTGAAAGTAAAAGGTATTGGTATTGATACAGCTTCAAAAGTTATTGTTAAAAAATAA